From Streptomyces asiaticus, one genomic window encodes:
- a CDS encoding sugar ABC transporter permease translates to MRDQRRGPLASVGLHTTLVIASAVAVFPPLWLVVTSFKPKSEAFSTDVVKDPTLRNYQHVLGDTEFLTWFGNSLFIVVITTLLGVFVAATTGYAVSRFRFPGMRPLMWLLLITQMFPVAILIVPLYNIMSTLGWLNQPISLIVTYLTVAVPFCAWMMKGFFDTIPVEIDESGRVDGLNPFGTFWRLVVPLAKPGLAVTAFYTFITAWAEVAYASAFMTGEENLTLAAGLQTFVNQYTSDWGSMTAAAVMIAIPAALVFSWAQRHLVAGLTAGATKS, encoded by the coding sequence ATGCGCGACCAACGACGCGGCCCGCTCGCCTCCGTAGGGCTGCACACCACGCTCGTCATCGCCTCCGCGGTCGCGGTCTTCCCGCCGCTGTGGCTGGTGGTGACCTCGTTCAAGCCCAAGAGCGAGGCGTTCAGCACCGATGTGGTGAAGGACCCGACGCTGCGGAACTACCAACACGTCCTGGGCGACACCGAGTTCCTGACCTGGTTCGGCAACTCGCTGTTCATCGTGGTCATCACCACGCTCCTGGGCGTCTTCGTCGCGGCCACCACCGGCTACGCCGTCAGCCGCTTCCGGTTCCCCGGGATGCGCCCGCTGATGTGGCTGCTGCTGATCACTCAGATGTTCCCGGTGGCGATCCTCATCGTGCCGCTCTACAACATCATGTCGACGCTGGGCTGGCTCAACCAGCCGATCTCGCTCATCGTCACCTACCTGACCGTGGCCGTGCCGTTCTGCGCCTGGATGATGAAGGGCTTCTTCGACACCATCCCGGTGGAGATCGACGAATCGGGCCGGGTCGACGGGCTCAACCCCTTCGGTACCTTCTGGCGGCTGGTCGTCCCGCTGGCCAAACCGGGGCTCGCGGTGACCGCGTTCTACACCTTCATCACCGCCTGGGCCGAGGTGGCCTACGCCTCCGCGTTCATGACGGGGGAGGAGAACCTCACGCTCGCGGCGGGGCTCCAGACCTTCGTCAACCAGTACACCTCCGACTGGGGTTCCATGACGGCCGCGGCCGTCATGATCGCCATCCCGGCGGCGCTGGTGTTCTCCTGGGCCCAGCGCCATCTGGTGGCGGGGCTCACGGCCGGGGCGACCAAGTCGTGA
- a CDS encoding carbohydrate ABC transporter permease, whose amino-acid sequence MAVDTSPAMDPAAGAKGARGRGGRVHKPGTPPPRRIRNALARHWYAWAMVAPVVLVIGLIIGYPLVRGVYLSLTDANEANVERTIGINHIPATYKTVGLDNFRAILKDQVFWDRLSWTVTWTVSCVALTFAIGLGLAVLLNRRFAGRTLYRSLLILPWAVPAFVSVFAWRLLYNEKNGILNKVLHGGGIDAVPWLNDPTMAKVSVIAVNIWLGVPFMLVALLGGLQSIPGELYEAAEMDGASPWQRFRHITLPGLRSVSSTVILLSTIWTFNMFPVIFLLTRGGPGDSTEILVTYAYRLSFVNSPRDFAGASAWGVLILLILMLFAVIYRRSLRKQGEVW is encoded by the coding sequence ATGGCTGTCGACACCAGCCCGGCCATGGACCCGGCCGCGGGCGCGAAGGGCGCCCGCGGCCGGGGCGGCCGGGTCCACAAGCCGGGCACCCCACCGCCGCGCCGGATCCGCAACGCGCTCGCCCGCCACTGGTACGCCTGGGCCATGGTCGCGCCCGTCGTGCTCGTCATCGGGCTGATCATCGGCTATCCGCTGGTCCGCGGCGTCTATCTGTCGCTCACCGACGCCAACGAGGCCAATGTCGAGCGCACCATCGGGATCAACCACATCCCCGCCACCTACAAGACGGTCGGCCTCGACAACTTCCGGGCGATCCTCAAGGACCAGGTCTTCTGGGACCGGCTGAGCTGGACCGTCACCTGGACCGTCAGCTGTGTGGCGCTCACCTTCGCGATCGGCCTGGGCCTCGCCGTCCTGCTCAACCGGCGGTTCGCCGGGCGCACCCTCTACCGGTCGCTGCTGATCCTGCCGTGGGCCGTCCCCGCCTTCGTCTCCGTCTTCGCCTGGCGGCTGCTCTACAACGAGAAGAACGGCATCCTCAACAAGGTGCTGCACGGCGGCGGGATCGACGCGGTGCCCTGGCTGAACGACCCCACCATGGCCAAGGTCTCGGTGATCGCCGTGAACATCTGGCTCGGGGTGCCGTTCATGCTGGTCGCGCTGCTCGGCGGGCTCCAGTCCATCCCCGGTGAGCTGTACGAGGCCGCCGAGATGGACGGGGCGAGCCCCTGGCAGCGGTTCCGCCACATCACCCTGCCCGGGCTGCGCTCGGTCAGCTCCACCGTGATCCTGCTGTCGACCATCTGGACGTTCAACATGTTCCCGGTGATCTTCCTGCTGACCCGCGGCGGGCCCGGCGACTCCACCGAGATCCTGGTGACGTACGCCTACCGGCTCTCCTTCGTCAACAGCCCGCGCGACTTCGCCGGCGCCTCGGCCTGGGGTGTGCTGATCCTGCTCATCCTCATGCTCTTCGCGGTGATCTACCGCCGTTCGCTCCGCAAGCAGGGAGAGGTCTGGTAG
- a CDS encoding extracellular solute-binding protein: MRRGIAATALVAAMALAATACGGDDGGSGDKKSGGHLSGTVTYWDTSNDAEKGTYKELALGFEKKHPDVKVNYVNVPFGEALAKFKNAAGSGGSGAPDVLRTEVAWTQDLANIGYLAPLDGTPALADQSDYLPKALAGAKFKGKTYAVPQVIDTLGLFYNKKMLKDAGVQPPKDWTELKAAAKKIKEKTGKTGLYLRGDDAYWYLPFIYGEGGDLLDTGAKKVTIDDEPGIKAFAAARDLVTSKAAETDATDGWDNMQNAIKNGDVAMTINGPWAIEDTLAGKAFKDKSNLGVVPVPAGSKGQGAPQGGQNLTVYAGSKNLDASYAFAQYMSSPEVQAKTTEKLSLLPTRTSVYSNKTVAANPNVKFFKAAVDKAVERPWIPEGNSLFQAILVQFPGVLTGKTSPEKAANAVGDAYRKLLKGDWK; the protein is encoded by the coding sequence ATGCGACGTGGCATAGCGGCCACCGCACTCGTCGCGGCCATGGCGCTCGCGGCGACGGCGTGCGGCGGTGACGACGGCGGCAGCGGCGACAAGAAGTCCGGCGGCCATCTCTCCGGCACCGTGACGTACTGGGACACGTCGAACGACGCGGAGAAGGGCACGTACAAGGAGCTCGCCCTGGGCTTCGAGAAGAAGCACCCCGACGTCAAGGTCAACTACGTCAATGTGCCGTTCGGCGAGGCGCTGGCCAAGTTCAAGAACGCCGCGGGCTCCGGCGGCTCCGGCGCGCCCGATGTGCTGCGCACCGAGGTGGCCTGGACCCAGGACCTGGCCAACATCGGCTATCTCGCCCCGCTGGACGGCACCCCCGCGCTCGCCGACCAGTCCGACTATCTGCCCAAGGCGCTCGCGGGCGCCAAGTTCAAGGGCAAGACCTACGCCGTACCGCAGGTCATCGACACCCTCGGCCTCTTCTACAACAAGAAGATGCTGAAGGACGCCGGGGTCCAGCCGCCCAAGGACTGGACCGAGCTCAAGGCCGCCGCCAAGAAGATCAAGGAGAAGACCGGCAAGACCGGTCTCTATCTGCGCGGCGACGACGCCTACTGGTACCTGCCCTTCATCTACGGCGAGGGCGGCGACCTCCTCGACACCGGCGCCAAGAAGGTCACCATCGACGACGAGCCCGGCATCAAGGCGTTCGCGGCCGCCCGCGACCTGGTCACCTCCAAGGCGGCGGAGACCGACGCCACCGACGGCTGGGACAACATGCAGAACGCCATCAAGAACGGCGACGTCGCGATGACGATCAACGGGCCGTGGGCGATCGAGGACACCCTGGCGGGCAAGGCGTTCAAGGACAAGTCCAACCTCGGGGTGGTCCCGGTCCCGGCCGGCAGCAAGGGCCAGGGCGCCCCGCAGGGCGGCCAGAACCTCACCGTCTACGCCGGGTCGAAGAACCTGGACGCCTCCTACGCCTTCGCGCAGTACATGAGCTCGCCCGAGGTGCAGGCCAAGACCACCGAGAAGCTCTCCCTGCTGCCCACCCGCACCTCCGTCTACTCCAACAAGACGGTCGCCGCGAACCCCAATGTGAAGTTCTTCAAGGCCGCCGTCGACAAGGCCGTCGAGCGCCCCTGGATCCCCGAGGGGAACAGCCTCTTCCAGGCGATCCTGGTGCAGTTCCCGGGCGTCCTCACCGGCAAGACCTCGCCCGAGAAGGCCGCCAACGCGGTCGGTGACGCGTACCGCAAGCTCCTCAAGGGCGACTGGAAGTAG
- a CDS encoding LacI family DNA-binding transcriptional regulator, which yields MGSPGAGSPGAPPRLADIAAQAKVSEATVSRVLNGKAGVAATTRQRVLAALDVLGYERPVRLRRRSAGLVGLVIPELTNPVFPAFAQIIEQVLAGHGYTPILCTQMPGGATEDELVEQLEERDVAGIVFMSGLHADTTADPARYARLAGRKVPFVLINGYHEDIQATFVSPDDRAAARMAVRHLAALGHHRIGLAVGPARYVPALRKVEGFLAASAELLGRSADEARELVRHTLFSVEGGQVAAATLLDQGCTGIVCGSDLMALGVIREAARRGLRVPHDVSVVGFDDSPLIAFTDPPLTTVRQPVQSMATAAVGALLEEMAGNPVQHTEFVFQPDLVVRGSTARLR from the coding sequence GTGGGCTCACCGGGGGCAGGCTCACCTGGGGCGCCGCCGCGGCTCGCCGATATCGCCGCCCAGGCCAAGGTCAGCGAGGCCACCGTCAGCCGGGTGCTCAACGGCAAGGCGGGCGTGGCGGCCACCACCCGGCAGCGGGTGCTCGCCGCCCTCGACGTCCTCGGCTACGAACGGCCGGTGCGGCTGCGGCGGCGCAGCGCCGGGCTGGTCGGCCTGGTGATCCCGGAGCTGACCAACCCGGTCTTCCCCGCCTTCGCGCAGATCATCGAGCAGGTGCTGGCCGGTCATGGCTACACCCCGATCCTGTGCACCCAGATGCCCGGCGGCGCCACCGAGGACGAGCTGGTGGAGCAGTTGGAGGAGCGCGATGTGGCGGGCATCGTCTTCATGTCCGGACTGCACGCCGACACCACGGCCGACCCCGCCCGCTATGCCCGGCTGGCCGGGCGCAAGGTGCCGTTCGTGCTGATCAACGGCTACCACGAGGACATCCAGGCCACGTTCGTCTCGCCGGACGACCGGGCGGCGGCGCGGATGGCCGTCCGCCACCTGGCCGCGCTCGGCCACCACCGGATCGGCCTCGCGGTGGGGCCCGCCCGCTACGTCCCCGCGCTGCGCAAGGTCGAGGGCTTCCTCGCGGCGAGCGCGGAGCTGCTGGGCCGATCGGCGGACGAGGCACGGGAGTTGGTGCGGCATACGCTCTTCAGCGTCGAGGGCGGGCAGGTGGCGGCGGCCACGCTGCTGGACCAGGGCTGTACGGGCATCGTGTGCGGCAGCGACCTGATGGCGCTCGGGGTGATCCGGGAGGCGGCCCGGCGCGGGCTGCGGGTGCCGCACGATGTGTCGGTGGTCGGCTTCGACGACTCCCCGCTGATCGCCTTCACCGATCCTCCGCTGACCACCGTCCGCCAGCCGGTGCAGTCGATGGCGACGGCGGCGGTGGGGGCGCTGCTGGAGGAGATGGCCGGAAACCCGGTCCAGCACACGGAGTTCGTCTTCCAGCCGGACTTGGTGGTTCGTGGCTCGACGGCGAGGCTCCGCTAG
- a CDS encoding alpha-amylase has protein sequence MASSRIPLATALALAASAVTLVALPQTARATPPGTKDVTAELFEWKYDSVAKECTSTLGPAGYGYVEVSPATEHIQGGQWWTSYQPVSYKIAGRLGDRTAFKNMVDTCHAAGVKVVADAVINHMAAGSGTGTGGSSYTKYDYPGIYQPQDMDDCTAQISNYQDRWNVQHCELVGLADLDTGEEYVRTRLAQYLNDLLSLGVDGFRVDGAKHIPADDLAAIKSKLSDPGVYWKQEVIYGEGEAVSPTEYLRNGDVQEFRYGRDLKRVFQSEKLAYLKNFGEGWSYMASGQSSVFVDNWDTERNGSTLTYKNGADYTLANVFMLAWPYGSPDVHSGYEFSDNDAGPPNGGAVGACYQDGWKCQHKWPEIMSMVAFRNTARGASVTNWWDNGGNAIAFGRGDKAYVAINHESGSLTRTFQTSLPAGGYCDVQSGKSVTVDSSGQFTATLGANTAVALHTGARSCG, from the coding sequence ATGGCCAGCAGCCGCATCCCCCTCGCCACCGCGCTCGCCCTCGCGGCGAGCGCGGTGACGCTCGTCGCCCTGCCCCAGACGGCGCGGGCGACACCGCCCGGCACCAAGGACGTCACCGCCGAACTCTTCGAGTGGAAGTACGACTCCGTCGCCAAGGAGTGCACCAGCACCCTCGGCCCCGCCGGATACGGCTATGTCGAGGTGTCCCCGGCCACCGAGCACATCCAGGGCGGCCAGTGGTGGACCTCCTACCAGCCCGTCAGCTACAAGATCGCGGGGCGGCTCGGTGACCGCACCGCCTTCAAGAACATGGTCGACACCTGCCACGCCGCGGGCGTGAAGGTGGTGGCCGACGCCGTCATCAACCACATGGCCGCCGGATCCGGCACCGGCACCGGCGGTTCCTCGTACACCAAGTACGACTACCCCGGGATCTACCAGCCCCAGGACATGGACGACTGCACCGCGCAGATCAGCAACTACCAGGACCGCTGGAACGTACAGCACTGCGAGCTGGTGGGCCTCGCCGACCTGGACACCGGTGAGGAGTACGTCCGCACCCGGCTCGCGCAGTACCTCAACGACCTGCTCTCACTCGGCGTGGACGGCTTCCGCGTCGACGGCGCCAAGCACATCCCGGCGGACGATCTGGCCGCCATCAAGAGCAAGTTGAGCGACCCGGGCGTCTACTGGAAGCAGGAGGTCATCTACGGCGAGGGCGAGGCGGTCTCCCCGACGGAGTATCTGCGCAACGGCGATGTGCAGGAGTTCCGCTACGGCCGTGACCTCAAGCGGGTGTTCCAGAGCGAGAAGCTCGCGTATCTGAAGAACTTCGGCGAGGGTTGGAGCTATATGGCGAGCGGCCAGTCCAGTGTCTTCGTCGACAACTGGGACACCGAGCGCAACGGCTCCACCCTCACCTACAAGAACGGCGCCGACTACACCCTGGCCAACGTCTTCATGCTGGCCTGGCCGTACGGCTCCCCGGACGTTCACTCCGGCTACGAGTTCAGCGACAACGACGCGGGCCCGCCGAACGGCGGCGCGGTGGGCGCGTGCTACCAGGACGGCTGGAAGTGCCAGCACAAATGGCCCGAGATCATGAGCATGGTCGCCTTCCGCAACACGGCCCGGGGCGCCTCGGTGACCAACTGGTGGGACAACGGCGGCAACGCCATCGCGTTCGGACGTGGCGACAAGGCGTACGTGGCCATCAACCACGAGAGCGGCTCCCTGACCCGCACCTTCCAGACCTCGCTCCCGGCGGGCGGCTACTGCGACGTCCAGAGCGGCAAGTCCGTCACGGTCGACTCCTCGGGCCAGTTCACGGCCACGCTGGGCGCGAACACGGCGGTGGCGCTGCACACGGGCGCGCGTAGCTGCGGATAG